The Rhipicephalus sanguineus isolate Rsan-2018 chromosome 7, BIME_Rsan_1.4, whole genome shotgun sequence genome includes a window with the following:
- the LOC119399598 gene encoding allatostatin-A receptor yields the protein MTPTAASLLSTTAAHSASRSASEYLANISAMPTPDPSIAFTTTVAVLMQKTLTAFRSGPACNGSELCVEQEAANISRSSSLEQDRNEYDDYGEIKVVEEVLAIAVPILFGVIAVIGFFGNALVVLVVLCNPQMRSTTNILIINLAMADLLFIVFCVPFTGWDYTLNYWPFGDTWCRIVQYLVIVCAYASIYTLVLMSLDRFLAVVHPITSMTIRTERNAYLAIMLTWVLILLACIPALYSHGMIIEEAYSSCTFRVDKGYNIAAFQISFFMSSFVVPLALIFVLYVLMLKRLWLGVTSGGRVSAESVRSKKRVTRLVVVVVLVFAVCWCPVHVVLVLKSLDLYGRPMNPPRIVVQIASQVLAYTNSCVNPFLYAFLSDNFRRSFRKAIFCYRKASGRSVGGTGSCMARTRTPDDTERTERETTATCITKASNISNDIL from the coding sequence ATGACGCCGACTGCTGCAAGCCTACTGTCAACAACGGCAGCCCATTCTGCGAGTAGAAGCGCTTCAGAGTATCTGGCGAACATTTCCGCTATGCCTACGCCAGACCCCAGCATCGCCTTCACAACCACAGTCGCTGTACTAATGCAAAAGACTTTAACTGCCTTTCGCTCCGGTCCAGCCTGTAACGGCAGCGAGCTCTGCGTAGAGCAAGAAGCTGCCAACATTTCCAGATCGTCGTCCCTGGAACAAGATCGCAACGAGTACGACGACTACGGCGAGATCAAGGTAGTGGAAGAAGTGTTGGCCATTGCCGTGCCCATCCTCTTCGGAGTGATCGCAGTCATAGGATTTTTCGGCAACGCCCTGGTGGTCCTTGTGGTGCTGTGTAACCCCCAGATGAGATCGACCACTAACATTCTCATCATCAACCTCGCCATGGCCGACCTTCTCTTCATCGTCTTCTGCGTGCCGTTCACTGGCTGGGACTATACGCTCAACTACTGGCCGTTCGGAGACACCTGGTGCAGGATCGTGCAGTACCTCGTGATCGTCTGCGCCTACGCGAGCATCTACACACTCGTCCTAATGTCCCTGGACAGGTTCCTGGCCGTCGTTCATCCCATAACGTCCATGACGATAAGGACGGAAAGGAACGCGTACTTAGCCATTATGCTCACTTGGGTATTGATCCTCCTAGCGTGCATACCGGCGCTGTACTCGCACGGCATGATCATCGAGGAGGCCTACTCCTCCTGCACCTTCCGCGTCGACAAGGGGTACAACATAGCCGCCTTCCAGATATCCTTCTTCATGTCTTCCTTCGTCGTTCCGCTGGCGCTCATCTTCGTCCTCTACGTCCTCATGTTGAAGCGTCTCTGGCTGGGAGTCACTTCCGGCGGACGAGTGAGCGCCGAAAGCGTTCGCTCCAAGAAGCGCGTCACCCGActggtcgtggtggtggtgctCGTGTTCGCCGTGTGCTGGTGCCCCGTTCACGTTGTGCTCGTGCTTAAGAGTTTagacctctacggcaggcccatGAACCCGCCCCGCATTGTCGTGCAGATCGCGTCGCAGGTGCTCGCCTACACGAACTCGTGCGTGAACCCGTTCCTGTACGCCTTCCTGTCGGACAACTTCCGCCGCAGCTTCCGCAAGGCCATCTTCTGCTACAGGAAGGCTTCCGGCAGAAGCGTCGGCGGCACCGGATCATGTATGGCGCGTACTCGGACGCCCGACGACACCGAACGGACGGAGCGGGAAACGACGGCCACGTGCATCACGAAGGCGTCCAACATATCGAACGACATTTTGTAG